A region from the Triticum aestivum cultivar Chinese Spring chromosome 3D, IWGSC CS RefSeq v2.1, whole genome shotgun sequence genome encodes:
- the LOC123075311 gene encoding defensin Ec-AMP-D1, producing the protein MDLSMKVVVVVLLLLVTTEDQGPVQLALARDCQSKSFKFKGMCVRDDNCASVCLLEGFTGGKCKGFWHRCYCTKDC; encoded by the exons ATGGATCTCTCCATGAAGGTTGTTGTGGTCGTTCTCCTGCTTCTTGTGACCACAG AGGACCAGGGACCAGTGCAGCTAGCTTTGGCGAGGGACTGTCAGTCAAAGAGCTTCAAGTTCAAGGGGATGTGTGTGCGCGATGACAACTGTGCAAGTGTTTGCCTGCTCGAGGGTTTCACCGGAGGCAAGTGCAAGGGCTTTTGGCATCGTTGTTACTGCACCAAGGACTGCTAG
- the LOC123080391 gene encoding coiled-coil domain-containing protein SCD2 isoform X1: protein MDRLRAGSPVYGRQRSGSSTGSTSPGGVSPSHHRSSSTSSAASLPGAGAAGVGGISNVRRTQNVAARAAAARLAQVMSSQSAAAAAGDDDDEDDYANDHPPPPPARFGSGARAGHGSNGVSLLGRTARSPSPALGRNIVEPPPTVRSASAGRTAAIASRPTATVVPPIKTSTTIRTPSPIPPVAVESPVERPRQKRFDTAPLNSRESAPRRESSTLQDELDMLQEENESVLDKLRRAEEKCEEAEARAKELEKQVAALGDGVSLEARLLSRKEAALKQREAALKAARESNDGRNGEVSTIKHELESAKEEVAAVMDQLKEAESETKALRSMTQRMILTQEEMEEVVLKRCWLARYWGLAVQYGVYPEIAVSKHEHWSSLAPLPLEVVLSAGQKAIKEQPRKQEFIQAGEDDAQRRNRLVREMSDVMGEGNIESMLSVEMGLRELSSLKVEDAVVVALGQHRRPSIVRQFTSDYKSPGEPKFLEAFDLSNEEAEDVSFKHAWLIYFWRRAKTHGIEEDIADERLQFWIARNAVAPNSHDAIDVERGLTELRKLGIEQQLWEGTRADIDEAASAAMEDE from the exons ATGGACCGTCTCCGGGCGGGGAGCCCCGTCTACGGGCGGCAGCGCAGCGGCAGCAGCACGGGCTCCACCTCCCCGGGCGGCGTCTCCCCCTCGCACCaccgctcctcctccacctcctccgcggCCTCCCTCCCGGGCGCCGGCGCCGCGGGCGTCGGGGGCATCTCCAACGTGCGCCGCACGCAGaacgtcgccgcgcgcgccgcggccgccaGGCTCGCGCAGGTCATGTCCTCCCAgagcgccgccgcggccgccggggacgacgacgacgaggacgactaCGCCAACGACCACCCGCCCCCGCCCCCCGCCAGGTTCGGCAGCGGCGCCCGCGCGGGGCACGGCAGCAACGGCGTCTCCCTGCTCGGCCGCACCGCGAGATCTCCCTCCCCTGCG TTAGGTCGGAACATTGTAGAGCCGCCTCCTACAGTCCGCTCAGCATCAGCCGGGAGGACAGCCGCCATTGCATCACGACCGACCGCCACAGTGGTTCCACCAATCAAAACCAGCACTACGATCCGAACCCCGTCTCCTATCCCGCCTGTGGCTGTGGAATCTCCAGTGGAGCGCCCTCGACAGAAAAG GTTTGATACAGCCCCACTTAACTCTAGAGAATCAGCGCCACGGAGAGAGTCATCTACGCTTCAAGATGAG CTTGATATGCTACAAGAGGAGAATGAAAGCGTTCTAGACAAG TTACGGCGTGCTGAAGAAAAATGTGAGGAAGCAGAAGCTAGGGCCAAGGAGCTTGAGAAACAG GTAGCTGCTCTCGGAGATGGGGTATCCTTAGAAGCTCGCCTCTTGAGCAG GAAGGAAGCGGCACTTAAACAGCGGGAG GCTGCACTAAAGGCTGCAAGGGAATCAAATGATGGTAGAAATGGAGAAGTATCAACAATAAAGCATGAACTTGAG TCTGCCAAAGAGGAGGTTGCAGCTGTTATGGACCAGCTAAAGGAGGCAGAGTCCGAGACAAAGGCTCTCCGGTCCATGACTCAGAGAATGATCTTAACCCAAGAAGAAATG GAAGAGGTTGTCCTAAAAAGGTGCTGGCTTGCACGTTATTGGGGCTTAGCGGTTCAATATG GAGTTTACCCCGAGATCGCGGTGTCAAAGCATGAACATTGGTCATCTTtagcccctcttcctctcgaggTTGTTCTCTCTGCTGGTCAAAAGGCTATTAAGGAGCAGCCTCGTAAGCAAG AATTCATTCAAGCAGGTGAGGATGATGCTCAGAGGAGAAATAGGCTTGTGCGAGAAATGAGTGACGTAATGGGAGAAGGCAACATTGAGAGCATGCTCTCAGTTGAAATGGGACTTAGGGAGCTTTCATCTTTGAAG GTGGAAGATGCTGTTGTGGTTGCACTTGGTCAACACCGGAGACCTAGCATAGTTCGGCAATTCACATCAG ATTATAAATCACCTGGCGAACCTAAATTCTTGGAGGCATTTG ACCTTAGCAACGAGGAGGCGGAGGATGTTAGCTTCAAGCAT GCATGGCTTATATACTTCTGGAGAAGAGCCAAAACTCATGGTATCGAGGAAGATATTGCTGACGAACGGCTTCAGTTTTGGATTGCTCGCAACGCGGTTGCTCCAAATTCTCATGATGCTATAGATG TGGAGCGAGGTCTGACAGAGCTCAGGAAATTGGGCATAGAGCAGCAGTTGTGGGAGGGCACACGTGCAGACATCGACGAAGCTGCCTCAGCAGCGATGGAGGACGAATAG
- the LOC123075308 gene encoding defensin-like protein, with the protein MQVYNKPPPSCTSSYHTVHLEGLNLSYNPLSLQIRNFMDLSMKVFVVVLLLLVATEDQGPVQVALARDCKSQSYKFKGMCVRDDNCASVCLTEGFPRGKCKGFACSCHKDC; encoded by the exons ATGCAAGTATATAACAAGCCCCCTCCCTCCTGTACATCCAGCTATCATACAGTTCATCTTGAAGGTCTTAATCTGTCATACAATCCTCTTAGTCTTCAGATAAGAAATTTCATGGATCTCTCCATGAAAGTCTTTGTGGTCGTCCTCCTGCTTCTTGTGGCCACTG AGGACCAGGGACCAGTGCAAGTAGCTTTGGCGAGGGACTGCAAGTCACAGAGCTACAAGTTCAAGGGGATGTGCGTGCGCGATGACAATTGTGCAAGTGTTTGCCTGACCGAGGGTTTCCCCAGAGGCAAGTGCAAGGGCTTTGCATGTTCCTGCCACAAGGATTGCTAG
- the LOC123080391 gene encoding coiled-coil domain-containing protein SCD2 isoform X2 — protein sequence MDRLRAGSPVYGRQRSGSSTGSTSPGGVSPSHHRSSSTSSAASLPGAGAAGVGGISNVRRTQNVAARAAAARLAQVMSSQSAAAAAGDDDDEDDYANDHPPPPPARFGSGARAGHGSNGVSLLGRTARSPSPALGRNIVEPPPTVRSASAGRTAAIASRPTATVVPPIKTSTTIRTPSPIPPVAVESPVERPRQKRFDTAPLNSRESAPRRESSTLQDELDMLQEENESVLDKLRRAEEKCEEAEARAKELEKQVAALGDGVSLEARLLSRKEAALKQREAALKAARESNDGRNGEVSTIKHELESAKEEVAAVMDQLKEAESETKALRSMTQRMILTQEEMEEVVLKRCWLARYWGLAVQYGVYPEIAVSKHEHWSSLAPLPLEVVLSAGQKAIKEQPRKQGEDDAQRRNRLVREMSDVMGEGNIESMLSVEMGLRELSSLKVEDAVVVALGQHRRPSIVRQFTSDYKSPGEPKFLEAFDLSNEEAEDVSFKHAWLIYFWRRAKTHGIEEDIADERLQFWIARNAVAPNSHDAIDVERGLTELRKLGIEQQLWEGTRADIDEAASAAMEDE from the exons ATGGACCGTCTCCGGGCGGGGAGCCCCGTCTACGGGCGGCAGCGCAGCGGCAGCAGCACGGGCTCCACCTCCCCGGGCGGCGTCTCCCCCTCGCACCaccgctcctcctccacctcctccgcggCCTCCCTCCCGGGCGCCGGCGCCGCGGGCGTCGGGGGCATCTCCAACGTGCGCCGCACGCAGaacgtcgccgcgcgcgccgcggccgccaGGCTCGCGCAGGTCATGTCCTCCCAgagcgccgccgcggccgccggggacgacgacgacgaggacgactaCGCCAACGACCACCCGCCCCCGCCCCCCGCCAGGTTCGGCAGCGGCGCCCGCGCGGGGCACGGCAGCAACGGCGTCTCCCTGCTCGGCCGCACCGCGAGATCTCCCTCCCCTGCG TTAGGTCGGAACATTGTAGAGCCGCCTCCTACAGTCCGCTCAGCATCAGCCGGGAGGACAGCCGCCATTGCATCACGACCGACCGCCACAGTGGTTCCACCAATCAAAACCAGCACTACGATCCGAACCCCGTCTCCTATCCCGCCTGTGGCTGTGGAATCTCCAGTGGAGCGCCCTCGACAGAAAAG GTTTGATACAGCCCCACTTAACTCTAGAGAATCAGCGCCACGGAGAGAGTCATCTACGCTTCAAGATGAG CTTGATATGCTACAAGAGGAGAATGAAAGCGTTCTAGACAAG TTACGGCGTGCTGAAGAAAAATGTGAGGAAGCAGAAGCTAGGGCCAAGGAGCTTGAGAAACAG GTAGCTGCTCTCGGAGATGGGGTATCCTTAGAAGCTCGCCTCTTGAGCAG GAAGGAAGCGGCACTTAAACAGCGGGAG GCTGCACTAAAGGCTGCAAGGGAATCAAATGATGGTAGAAATGGAGAAGTATCAACAATAAAGCATGAACTTGAG TCTGCCAAAGAGGAGGTTGCAGCTGTTATGGACCAGCTAAAGGAGGCAGAGTCCGAGACAAAGGCTCTCCGGTCCATGACTCAGAGAATGATCTTAACCCAAGAAGAAATG GAAGAGGTTGTCCTAAAAAGGTGCTGGCTTGCACGTTATTGGGGCTTAGCGGTTCAATATG GAGTTTACCCCGAGATCGCGGTGTCAAAGCATGAACATTGGTCATCTTtagcccctcttcctctcgaggTTGTTCTCTCTGCTGGTCAAAAGGCTATTAAGGAGCAGCCTCGTAAGCAAG GTGAGGATGATGCTCAGAGGAGAAATAGGCTTGTGCGAGAAATGAGTGACGTAATGGGAGAAGGCAACATTGAGAGCATGCTCTCAGTTGAAATGGGACTTAGGGAGCTTTCATCTTTGAAG GTGGAAGATGCTGTTGTGGTTGCACTTGGTCAACACCGGAGACCTAGCATAGTTCGGCAATTCACATCAG ATTATAAATCACCTGGCGAACCTAAATTCTTGGAGGCATTTG ACCTTAGCAACGAGGAGGCGGAGGATGTTAGCTTCAAGCAT GCATGGCTTATATACTTCTGGAGAAGAGCCAAAACTCATGGTATCGAGGAAGATATTGCTGACGAACGGCTTCAGTTTTGGATTGCTCGCAACGCGGTTGCTCCAAATTCTCATGATGCTATAGATG TGGAGCGAGGTCTGACAGAGCTCAGGAAATTGGGCATAGAGCAGCAGTTGTGGGAGGGCACACGTGCAGACATCGACGAAGCTGCCTCAGCAGCGATGGAGGACGAATAG